Proteins from a single region of Sebastes umbrosus isolate fSebUmb1 chromosome 8, fSebUmb1.pri, whole genome shotgun sequence:
- the gda gene encoding guanine deaminase, giving the protein MANSRIAHVYRGTFIHSTQQTALQILEDKLLGVDTDGKIAFIGEGTELYRLSQTFGFSPSEVTQLAQHEFFMPGLVDTHIHAAQYSYAGTALDMPLLQWLHTYTFPVESRFKDLQFAHRVYSQVVKRTLRNGTTTACYFATIHTDSSLLLGQIANDFGQRALVGKVCMDRNNSVKHYKETSQECQEETCRFIAELLNKKYPLVRPVVTPRFAPSCSGALLGQLGAIAKNNNLHIQSHISENVEEIQLVKELFPESESYTDVYHKYNLLTDKTVMAHGCHLSDEELALFRETGTSLSHCPNSNISLCSGMLNVRNVLKHKVKLGLGTDVAGGYSASMLDAVRRTLDTSKALTIQDPEHDTLTFEEVFRLATLGGSQALSLDDRTGNFEVGKDFDALRVNVAAPDGPIDLIQCEEPKIILEKFLNLGDDRNIAEVFVAGRKVVPFTEPTAE; this is encoded by the exons ATGGCAAACTCTCGTATCGCTCACGTCTACAGGGGGACATTTATCCACTCGACCCAGCAAACTGCGCTGCAGATCCTGGAGGATAAGCTCCTGGGGGTGGATACAGACGGAAAG ATTGCTTTCATTGGCGAAGGCACGGAGCTGTACAGACTATCTCAGACCTTTGGATTCAGCCCGTCTGAAGTCACTCAACTGGCACAACA TGAGTTCTTCATGCCAGGACTGGTGGACACCCACATCCATGCAGCCCAGTACAGCTACGCTGGCACGGCCCTGGACATGCCCTTACTGCAGTGGCTCCATACCTACACCTTTCCTGTGGAGTCACGCTTCAAGGACCTGCAGTTTGCCCACAGGGTCTACTCTCAAGTAGTG AAAAGGACCCTGAGAAACGGAACAACCACTGCATGTTACTTTGCTACCATACATACAGACTCCTCTCTCCTGTTGGGCCAGATTGCAA ATGACTTTGGACAGCGTGCCTTGGTTGGCAAGGTGTGTATGGACAGGAACAATTCTGTGAAACATTACAAAGAGACCAGTCAGGAGTGTCAAGAGGAAACCTGTCG GTTCATTGCTGAGCTCTTGAACAAAAAG TACCCTCTAGTGAGGCCAGTGGTGACTCCCCGCTTCGCTCCATCCTGCTCAGGAGCCTTGCTGGGACAGCTGGGAGCAATCGCTAAGAATAACAACCTGCACATTCAG AGTCACATCAGTGAAAACGTCGAGGAAATTCAGCTTGTAAAGGAGCTGTTTCCTGAATCAGAGTCTTACACGGACGTGTATCACAAATACAACCTGCTCACTGACAAG ACAGTGATGGCTCACGGCTGCCACCTCAGTGATGAAGAGTTGGCTCTGTTCAGAGAGACAGGAACCTCTTTGTCTCACTGTCCCAATTCCAACATTTC GTTATGCAGTGGAATGTTGAATGTCCGGAACGTCCTGAAACACAAAGTGAAGTTGGGGCTGGGAACAG ATGTGGCGGGGGGCTACTCGGCCTCGATGTTGGATGCTGTGAGGAGAACTCTGGACACATCTAAAGCCCTGACCATCCAGGACCCAGAACACGACACGCTCACCTTCGAGGAGGTGTTCAGACTGGCCACACTGGGAGGCAGCCAGG CCTTGTCCCTGGATGACCGGACAGGGAATTTTGAAGTGGGCAAAGACTTTGACGCCTTGAGGGTGAATGTAGCTGCTCCTGATGGACCCATCGACCTGATCCAGTGTGAGGAACCAAAG ATTATTTTGGAAAAGTTCTTGAATTTGG GTGATGATCGTAACATAGCAGAGGTGTTTGTGGCTGGGAGGAAGGTGGTACCATTCACAGAGCCAACAGCAGAGTAA
- the c8h9orf85 gene encoding LOW QUALITY PROTEIN: uncharacterized protein C9orf85 homolog (The sequence of the model RefSeq protein was modified relative to this genomic sequence to represent the inferred CDS: deleted 2 bases in 1 codon) → MSSQKGNVSRSRSQKHQNNFAFRNDKYGATVQVKLANSKIHDGLCQHCKGVLEWKVKYNKYKTLTQPKKCVKCSQRTVKDAYHIICKPCSLELDICCKCGKKEDIVIPINSQGDKKEEEEEEEEEEEEEEEKEDVEQKKKGRGRGKKDLDDLDSDDDDDDDLSDLGDDDDDVREDFDRDLETKKTQNKSDVLPDVSRVNVKD, encoded by the exons atgagCTCTCAGAAAGGTAATGTGTCTCGGTCGCGGAGCCAGAAGCATCAAAACAACTTTGCCTTCAGAAACGACAAATACGGAGCGACTGTACAAGTGAAG TTGGCAAACTCAAAGATCCACGATGGGCTCTGTCAACACTGCAAGGGTGTTCTTGAGTGGAAAGTGaagtacaataaatacaagacACTGACACAGCCCAAAAAATG TGTCAAGTGTTCTCAGAGGACAGTGAAGGATGCGTATCACATCATTTGTAAGCCCTGCTCTCTTGAGCTGGACATCTGCTGCAAGTGTGGGAAGAAAGAGGACATTGTTATTCC AATAAACTCACAAGGGGacaagaaagaggaagaagaagaagaagaagaagaagaagaagaagaagaagaaaaagaagacgttgaacagaaaaagaaaggacGTGGACGAGGGAAGAAGGACTTGGATGACTTGGACAGTGATGatgat gatgatgatgacttaAGTGACCtcggagatgatgatgatgatgtgagagAGGATTTTGATAGGGACTTagagacaaagaaaacacagaacaaGTCTGATGTGCTCCCAGATGTATCCAGAGTCAACGTTAAAGACTGA